The following proteins are co-located in the Streptomyces bottropensis ATCC 25435 genome:
- a CDS encoding lytic polysaccharide monooxygenase auxiliary activity family 9 protein codes for MHRLSARRSTGRRRVAVPKAAAVVAAPLLLTAGAVTPAWAHGAPTDPVSRVSACSPEGGGQGSAACGAAVAANGAPFTAWDNLRVAGVNGRDREVVPDGQLCSGGLAAYKGLDLARADWPSTRLSPGSTLNLTYRSTIPHTGTFKLFLTEPGYDPTKPLAWSDLPGKPFASVTDPPLRDGSYRFSAKLPADRSGHHVLYTIWQNTSTVDTYYSCSDVVFPAAKRADSGTGGASSPKSPDEREEREEAGAEKPAAGTSEPDTTAPSESTQAPPPPDTGADAQAADPGTPVASTTDGSGTSVPLVAGGATALVLAVGTALFLRGRRRRSRIAD; via the coding sequence ATGCACCGCTTGTCCGCCCGCCGCAGCACCGGTCGCCGCCGCGTCGCGGTCCCGAAGGCGGCCGCCGTCGTCGCGGCCCCGCTGCTCCTCACCGCGGGCGCCGTCACCCCGGCCTGGGCGCACGGCGCGCCGACGGATCCGGTGAGCCGGGTCTCGGCGTGCTCGCCCGAGGGCGGCGGCCAGGGCTCGGCGGCGTGCGGGGCGGCGGTCGCCGCGAACGGCGCCCCCTTCACCGCGTGGGACAACCTGCGCGTCGCCGGGGTGAACGGACGGGACCGGGAGGTCGTCCCGGACGGGCAACTGTGCAGCGGAGGGCTCGCGGCCTACAAGGGGCTCGACCTGGCCCGCGCCGACTGGCCCTCGACCCGCCTCTCCCCCGGCAGCACGCTGAACCTGACGTACCGGTCGACGATTCCGCACACCGGCACCTTCAAGCTGTTCCTGACCGAACCGGGGTACGACCCCACGAAGCCGCTGGCCTGGTCCGATCTGCCCGGGAAACCGTTCGCCTCGGTCACGGACCCGCCGCTGCGGGACGGCTCGTACCGGTTCTCGGCGAAGCTGCCGGCGGACCGGTCCGGGCACCATGTGCTGTACACGATCTGGCAGAACACGAGCACGGTCGACACCTACTACTCGTGCTCGGACGTGGTGTTCCCGGCGGCGAAGCGGGCCGACTCCGGTACTGGCGGGGCGAGTTCGCCGAAGTCGCCCGACGAGCGCGAGGAGCGTGAGGAGGCCGGGGCCGAGAAGCCGGCCGCCGGGACGTCGGAGCCCGACACGACGGCACCGAGCGAGAGCACGCAGGCGCCGCCGCCCCCGGACACGGGCGCCGACGCGCAGGCGGCCGATCCCGGAACTCCCGTCGCCTCCACGACGGACGGGAGCGGCACCTCCGTGCCGCTGGTGGCGGGCGGCGCCACGGCGTTGGTACTCGCCGTGGGCACCGCCCTGTTCCTCCGCGGACGCAGGCGCCGCTCCCGTATCGCCGACTGA
- a CDS encoding S8 family peptidase, with the protein MRSSTTRTAGRKLISAAAVSVALVAGMTSSVAVAQTPSAEADAAPAVAGATEAAPGTTAERLIVGYKSGAAEATSNKAADADAAAKGKEAGESLDFQRRLGSGAALVDLGEDVTKADVADVIAEYQADPQVAYVAPDRLNKALATPNDTEYSKQWDLYEATAGMNVPGAWDKVTGTGVTVAVIDTGYVAHSDVAANIVGGYDFIADTAVANDGNGRDSNPADPGDWTAANECAAGEPASTSSWHGTHVAGTIAAVTNNNKGVAGIAYGAKVSPLRVLGKCGGYDSDIIDAITWASGGTVSGVPANTNVAKVINMSLGGGGACTSATQSAITAAVNRGTTVVVAAGNSNANAANYSPASCNNVISVAATNRAGARSYYSNFGSVVDIAAPGGETRTTESGGILSTLNAGTAGPGTESYDYYQGTSMAAPHIAGLAALVKSANSALTPAQIESAIKTNSRALPGACSGGCGAGLADAAKTVQAVTGGGSTGGTTFTNTTAVSIPDNGAAIESSIAVTGRTGNAPSTLQVGVDITHTYRGDLVLTLVAPDGSTYPLKASSSDSADNLVTTYSVNASSEVANGTWKLRVQDVADADTGRLNNWKLTF; encoded by the coding sequence TTGCGTTCCTCCACCACCCGTACCGCCGGCCGGAAGCTCATATCCGCCGCCGCGGTCTCCGTCGCCCTGGTGGCCGGTATGACCTCTTCGGTCGCCGTCGCCCAGACCCCCTCCGCCGAGGCGGACGCCGCGCCCGCCGTCGCCGGTGCCACCGAGGCCGCGCCCGGTACCACCGCAGAGCGTCTGATCGTCGGGTACAAGTCCGGCGCCGCCGAGGCCACGTCGAACAAGGCCGCCGACGCCGACGCCGCGGCCAAGGGCAAGGAGGCCGGCGAGAGCCTCGACTTCCAGCGCCGGCTCGGCAGCGGCGCGGCCCTGGTCGACCTGGGCGAGGACGTCACCAAGGCGGACGTCGCCGACGTCATCGCCGAGTACCAGGCCGACCCGCAGGTCGCCTATGTCGCTCCGGACCGCCTGAACAAGGCGCTGGCCACCCCGAACGACACCGAGTACAGCAAGCAGTGGGACCTCTACGAGGCCACCGCCGGCATGAACGTGCCCGGCGCCTGGGACAAGGTCACCGGCACCGGTGTGACGGTCGCCGTCATCGACACCGGTTACGTCGCCCACTCGGACGTCGCCGCGAACATCGTCGGCGGCTACGACTTCATCGCCGACACCGCGGTCGCCAACGACGGCAACGGCCGTGACAGCAACCCGGCCGACCCGGGCGACTGGACCGCGGCCAACGAGTGCGCCGCCGGTGAACCGGCCAGCACCTCCTCCTGGCACGGCACGCACGTGGCCGGCACCATCGCCGCCGTCACCAACAACAACAAGGGTGTCGCCGGTATCGCCTACGGCGCCAAGGTCTCCCCGCTGCGGGTCCTCGGCAAGTGCGGCGGCTACGACTCCGACATCATCGACGCCATCACCTGGGCGTCCGGCGGCACCGTCTCCGGCGTGCCCGCCAACACCAACGTCGCCAAGGTCATCAACATGAGCCTCGGTGGCGGCGGCGCCTGCACCTCCGCGACCCAGAGCGCGATCACCGCCGCCGTGAACCGCGGCACCACGGTCGTCGTCGCGGCGGGCAACAGCAACGCCAACGCGGCCAACTACTCGCCGGCCAGCTGCAACAACGTGATCTCGGTGGCGGCCACCAACCGCGCCGGCGCCCGCTCGTACTACTCCAACTTCGGCTCGGTCGTCGACATCGCGGCCCCCGGCGGCGAGACCCGTACGACCGAGTCGGGCGGCATCCTGTCCACGCTGAACGCCGGCACCGCCGGCCCGGGCACGGAGTCGTACGACTACTACCAGGGCACCAGCATGGCCGCCCCGCACATCGCGGGCCTCGCCGCGCTGGTGAAGTCGGCGAACTCCGCGCTGACCCCGGCCCAGATCGAGTCCGCGATCAAGACCAACTCGCGTGCTCTGCCGGGCGCTTGCTCGGGCGGCTGCGGCGCGGGCCTGGCCGACGCGGCCAAGACGGTGCAGGCGGTGACCGGTGGAGGATCCACGGGGGGCACCACCTTCACCAACACCACGGCCGTCTCCATCCCGGACAACGGCGCCGCGATCGAGTCCTCGATCGCCGTCACCGGCCGCACCGGCAACGCGCCCTCGACGCTCCAGGTCGGCGTGGACATCACCCACACCTACCGCGGTGACCTGGTCCTGACCCTGGTGGCCCCCGACGGCTCGACCTACCCCCTCAAGGCCTCCAGCTCCGACTCCGCCGACAACCTGGTCACCACCTACTCGGTGAACGCCTCCAGCGAGGTCGCCAACGGCACCTGGAAGCTGCGCGTCCAGGACGTCGCGGACGCGGACACGGGCCGCCTCAACAACTGGAAGCTGACCTTCTGA
- a CDS encoding damage-control phosphatase ARMT1 family protein codes for MPDAPVVHSDDPASFPHSVLAERHPALLRKVRDATPYGPEQRQALDELLHNTLHGTVEPPADDDWWDTWNVRRHAGRSWFTLPFLVAESCFYRQLLRAVGYFGPGPWQGVDPFRPFKLAELDTPEAAAELTALGPLSSRPLPDQLKALLHGSLWGNRADLGFRLQTERDGEASAASPLVADDTEPLLSLLTDGTGTSAGRTLCLVADNAGRELIPDLLLVDHLLTHGHFARAVLHLKPYPYFVSDATTADTLDAVHHLVAAKTDAGHRLRTALTEGRLTLRTHPFSCAPLPYADMPPDLHDDFARADLTLMKGDLNYRRLVGDRLWPPTTPFTEATAYFPAPVAALRTLKSDVITGLTPETETALVTAEGRRWRTSGTRALIQVRS; via the coding sequence ATGCCTGACGCCCCCGTCGTCCACAGCGACGACCCGGCCTCCTTCCCGCACAGCGTCCTCGCCGAACGGCACCCCGCCCTCCTGCGCAAGGTCCGGGACGCCACGCCCTACGGCCCCGAACAGCGCCAGGCCCTCGACGAGTTGCTGCACAACACCCTCCACGGCACCGTCGAACCACCGGCGGACGACGACTGGTGGGACACCTGGAACGTACGCCGCCACGCCGGCCGCTCCTGGTTCACCCTCCCCTTCCTCGTCGCCGAGAGCTGCTTCTACCGCCAACTCCTGCGCGCGGTCGGTTACTTCGGCCCCGGCCCCTGGCAGGGCGTCGACCCGTTCCGCCCCTTCAAGCTCGCCGAACTGGACACCCCCGAAGCGGCCGCCGAACTCACCGCCCTCGGCCCCCTGTCGAGCCGGCCCCTCCCGGACCAGCTCAAGGCGCTCCTCCACGGCTCCCTCTGGGGCAACCGCGCGGACCTGGGCTTCCGCCTCCAGACCGAGCGGGACGGCGAGGCCTCCGCCGCGTCCCCCCTGGTGGCGGACGACACCGAGCCGCTGCTCTCCCTGCTGACGGACGGGACCGGAACCTCTGCCGGGCGCACCCTCTGCCTGGTCGCCGACAACGCCGGCCGGGAACTGATCCCCGACCTCCTTCTCGTCGACCATCTCCTCACCCACGGTCACTTCGCCCGTGCCGTCCTGCACCTCAAGCCGTACCCGTACTTCGTCTCGGACGCCACCACCGCCGACACCCTCGACGCGGTGCACCACCTGGTCGCGGCGAAGACCGACGCGGGGCACCGCCTGCGCACCGCCCTCACCGAGGGCCGCCTGACCCTGCGCACCCACCCCTTCTCCTGCGCACCCCTGCCCTACGCGGACATGCCGCCCGACCTCCACGACGACTTCGCCCGCGCCGACCTCACCCTGATGAAGGGCGACCTCAACTACCGCCGCCTGGTGGGCGACCGCCTCTGGCCTCCCACCACCCCCTTCACCGAGGCCACCGCCTACTTCCCCGCCCCGGTGGCCGCCCTGCGCACCCTCAAGTCCGACGTCATCACCGGCCTGACCCCCGAAACGGAAACGGCCCTCGTGACCGCCGAGGGCCGGCGCTGGCGCACGAGCGGGACGAGAGCGCTGATCCAGGTCCGGTCCTGA
- the cyc2 gene encoding germacradienol/geosmin synthase Cyc2, with translation MTQPFVLPHFYMPYPARLNPHLEEARAHSSRWAREMGMLEGSGVWDQADLDAHDYGLLCAYTHPDCDAPALSLITDWYVWVFFFDDHFLELFKRSQDRAGGKAHLDRLPLFMPLDLSTPVPEPRNPVEAGLADLWARTVPAMSMDWRRRFAVATEHLLNESMWELSNINEGRIANPVEYIEMRRKVGGAPWSAGLVEYATCEVPACVAESRPLRVLMETFSDAVHLRNDLFSYQREVEEEGENSNGVLVLETFFGCGTQQAAETVNDILTSRLHQFENTALTEVPGIALEKGLTPAETAAVAAYTKGLQDWQSGGHEWHMRSSRYMNEGAAASRGPLDLGGTVLSGPALVARAGFGTSAADVGALLATAAAERLRAHTHQPYQKVGPSRLPDFFMPFQVELSPHLDGARPRLTAWAHATGILGEGVWDEERLAAADLPLCSAGLDPDATPEQLDLSSQWLAWGTYGDDYYPLVFGHRRDLAAARLTTARLSDCMPVEGEPVPLPVNGMERGLIDLWARTTAGMTPDQRRGLKASVDKMTESWVWEVFNQIQHRVPDPVDYLEMRRATFGSDLTLSMCRMGHGPQIPEAVYRSGPVRSLENAAIDYACLVNDVFSYQKEIEYEGEVHNAILVVQNFFGCDYPTALGVIHDLMTQRMQQFQHVVAHELPVVYDDFGLTEEARDIMGGYVTDLQNWLSGILNWHRSVDRYKPEFLARRAHGFVPDRPPVLSFAPALTG, from the coding sequence ATGACGCAGCCGTTCGTACTTCCGCACTTCTACATGCCGTATCCCGCGCGGCTGAACCCCCACCTCGAAGAGGCCCGTGCTCATTCCTCCCGGTGGGCGCGGGAGATGGGCATGCTGGAGGGCTCCGGTGTGTGGGACCAGGCGGACCTGGACGCGCACGACTACGGCCTGCTGTGCGCGTACACCCATCCCGACTGCGACGCCCCGGCGCTCTCGCTCATCACCGACTGGTACGTGTGGGTCTTCTTCTTCGACGACCACTTCCTGGAACTCTTCAAGCGTTCCCAGGACCGTGCGGGCGGCAAGGCCCACCTCGACCGGCTCCCCCTCTTCATGCCGCTGGACCTCTCCACCCCCGTGCCCGAGCCGCGGAACCCGGTGGAGGCGGGCCTCGCCGACCTCTGGGCCCGTACGGTGCCGGCGATGTCGATGGACTGGCGCCGCCGCTTCGCCGTGGCGACCGAACACCTGCTCAACGAGTCGATGTGGGAGCTGTCCAACATCAACGAGGGCCGGATCGCCAACCCGGTCGAGTACATCGAGATGCGCCGCAAGGTCGGCGGCGCGCCCTGGTCGGCCGGGCTGGTCGAGTACGCGACCTGCGAAGTCCCGGCCTGCGTCGCGGAGTCCAGGCCCCTGAGGGTCCTGATGGAGACCTTCTCCGACGCCGTCCATCTGCGCAACGACCTGTTCTCGTACCAGCGTGAGGTCGAGGAGGAGGGCGAGAACAGCAACGGCGTGCTCGTCCTGGAGACCTTCTTCGGCTGCGGCACCCAGCAGGCCGCCGAGACGGTCAACGACATCCTCACCTCCCGGCTGCACCAGTTCGAGAACACCGCGCTCACCGAAGTCCCCGGAATCGCCCTGGAGAAGGGCCTCACCCCGGCCGAGACCGCCGCCGTCGCGGCGTACACGAAGGGCCTTCAGGACTGGCAGTCCGGTGGTCACGAGTGGCACATGCGCTCCAGCCGCTACATGAACGAGGGGGCCGCCGCCTCGCGCGGCCCGCTCGACCTCGGCGGCACGGTCCTGTCCGGCCCCGCCCTGGTCGCCCGGGCCGGGTTCGGCACGTCCGCCGCCGACGTGGGGGCACTGCTCGCGACCGCCGCCGCGGAACGGCTGCGGGCGCACACGCATCAGCCGTACCAGAAGGTCGGACCGTCGCGACTGCCGGACTTCTTCATGCCCTTCCAGGTGGAGCTCTCCCCGCACCTGGACGGCGCCCGCCCCCGCCTCACCGCCTGGGCGCACGCGACGGGCATCCTCGGCGAGGGCGTCTGGGACGAGGAGCGGCTCGCCGCCGCCGACCTGCCCCTCTGCTCGGCCGGCCTCGACCCGGACGCCACCCCCGAGCAACTCGACCTCAGCTCCCAGTGGCTCGCCTGGGGCACCTACGGCGACGACTACTACCCCCTGGTCTTCGGCCACCGCCGCGACCTCGCCGCCGCCCGGCTGACCACGGCCCGGCTCTCCGACTGCATGCCCGTCGAGGGCGAGCCGGTCCCCCTCCCGGTGAACGGCATGGAACGGGGCCTGATCGACCTCTGGGCGCGGACGACGGCGGGGATGACCCCGGACCAGCGGCGCGGTCTGAAGGCATCCGTCGACAAGATGACGGAGAGCTGGGTGTGGGAGGTGTTCAACCAGATCCAGCACCGCGTCCCCGACCCGGTCGACTATCTGGAGATGCGCCGCGCCACCTTCGGCTCCGACCTCACCCTCAGCATGTGCCGGATGGGCCACGGCCCACAGATCCCGGAGGCGGTCTATCGCAGCGGCCCCGTCCGCTCACTGGAGAACGCGGCGATCGACTACGCCTGCCTCGTCAACGACGTCTTCTCCTACCAGAAGGAGATCGAGTACGAGGGCGAGGTCCACAACGCGATCCTCGTCGTGCAGAACTTCTTCGGCTGCGACTACCCGACCGCGCTCGGTGTGATCCACGACCTGATGACCCAGCGCATGCAGCAGTTCCAACACGTCGTGGCCCATGAACTCCCCGTCGTCTACGACGACTTCGGGCTGACAGAAGAGGCGCGCGACATCATGGGCGGCTATGTGACCGACCTGCAGAACTGGCTGTCCGGCATCCTCAACTGGCACCGCTCGGTGGACCGTTACAAGCCGGAGTTCCTGGCCCGCCGGGCCCACGGCTTCGTCCCGGACCGTCCCCCGGTCCTGTCCTTCGCGCCGGCGCTCACCGGCTGA
- a CDS encoding PDZ domain-containing protein: MEQTALRPKPMPGRESGEDRPSGTARRPHAAPRRARQRLITLLFALVVCVALVLSGVGLGTMGATVIGMSRLAEPRADASEATARPDGGRARPGLLSSAPGQRSSPPASPMAAVRPTLGVDVVDAPADAPGRGALVAGVHVPGAGYSAGLVRGDVVLALGGTRTGTAADLARAIAAARPGTALRLAVRHANGTRQYLVAVPGVST; the protein is encoded by the coding sequence ATGGAACAGACCGCGTTGAGACCCAAACCCATGCCGGGCCGGGAGTCCGGTGAGGACCGCCCGTCCGGCACCGCCCGGCGCCCGCACGCCGCACCCCGCCGCGCCCGGCAGCGACTGATCACCCTGCTGTTCGCCCTGGTCGTCTGTGTGGCCCTCGTCCTGTCGGGCGTGGGGCTCGGCACGATGGGCGCCACCGTGATCGGCATGAGCCGACTCGCGGAACCGCGGGCGGACGCGTCGGAGGCCACCGCCCGGCCCGACGGCGGCCGGGCCCGGCCGGGACTTCTGTCCTCGGCCCCCGGGCAGAGGAGTTCGCCGCCCGCGAGCCCCATGGCGGCCGTGCGCCCCACCCTCGGTGTCGACGTCGTCGACGCCCCCGCGGACGCCCCCGGCCGAGGGGCGCTCGTGGCCGGGGTCCATGTGCCCGGCGCCGGCTACAGCGCGGGCCTGGTCCGCGGCGATGTCGTGCTGGCGCTGGGCGGCACCCGCACCGGCACGGCGGCCGACCTCGCGCGGGCGATCGCCGCCGCCCGCCCCGGTACGGCGCTCAGGCTCGCCGTACGCCACGCCAACGGCACCCGGCAGTACCTGGTGGCCGTACCGGGAGTGAGCACCTGA
- a CDS encoding aminopeptidase P family protein translates to MTGPPPPFTVDDYRARMRRAARAAADAGLDGLLIAPGPDLVWLTGHRPPETERLTMLVLRDGEDPVLVVPTLEAPDAAGAPGGPALTLRDWTDGKDPYEAAHSVLGPRGRFGVSDNTWALHLLGLRRRLPGTTYTALTESLPMLRAVKDAAELRRMAAAGEAADRAYEEIRQVPFAGRREAEVAADLAGLLRRSGHSQVDFTIVASGPNGANPHHEAGDRVIRDGDMVVLDFGGLKDGYGSDTSRTVHVGEPSAEEREVHDLVRAAQEAGFRAVRPGAACQDVDRAARAVITDAGYGDRFVHRTGHGIGVTTHEPPYMVEGEERPLVPGMCFSVEPGVYLPGRFGVRIEDIVTVTEDGGRRLNNTAREMAVVE, encoded by the coding sequence ATGACCGGCCCGCCCCCGCCCTTCACCGTCGACGACTACCGGGCCCGCATGCGGCGCGCGGCACGGGCCGCCGCGGACGCCGGGCTCGACGGGCTGCTGATCGCGCCCGGCCCGGACCTGGTGTGGCTGACCGGGCACCGGCCGCCGGAGACCGAGCGGCTGACGATGCTGGTGCTGCGCGACGGCGAGGACCCGGTGCTGGTGGTGCCCACCCTGGAGGCCCCGGACGCCGCCGGGGCACCCGGCGGCCCCGCGCTCACGCTCCGCGACTGGACCGACGGCAAGGACCCCTACGAGGCGGCCCACTCCGTCCTCGGCCCGCGCGGCCGCTTCGGCGTCAGCGACAACACCTGGGCCCTGCACCTGCTCGGTCTGCGACGGCGGCTGCCCGGGACGACGTACACGGCGCTCACCGAGAGCCTGCCGATGCTGCGGGCCGTGAAGGACGCGGCAGAGCTGCGGCGGATGGCGGCGGCGGGCGAGGCCGCGGACCGGGCGTACGAGGAGATCCGGCAGGTGCCCTTCGCCGGGCGCCGGGAGGCCGAGGTCGCGGCCGACCTCGCCGGGCTGCTGCGCCGGTCCGGGCACTCCCAGGTCGACTTCACCATCGTCGCCTCGGGCCCGAACGGCGCCAACCCGCACCACGAGGCCGGCGACCGCGTCATCCGCGACGGCGACATGGTCGTCCTCGACTTCGGCGGCCTCAAGGACGGCTACGGCTCCGACACCTCCCGGACCGTCCACGTCGGCGAACCGTCCGCCGAGGAGCGCGAGGTGCACGACCTCGTACGGGCCGCCCAGGAGGCCGGGTTCCGCGCGGTACGGCCCGGGGCGGCCTGCCAGGACGTCGACCGGGCCGCCCGCGCCGTCATCACCGACGCCGGGTACGGCGACCGCTTCGTCCACCGCACCGGGCACGGCATCGGCGTCACCACCCATGAACCGCCGTACATGGTCGAGGGGGAGGAGCGCCCCCTCGTGCCCGGCATGTGCTTCTCGGTCGAACCCGGTGTCTATCTGCCGGGCCGGTTCGGGGTCCGGATCGAGGACATCGTGACGGTCACCGAGGACGGCGGCCGACGCCTCAACAACACCGCGCGCGAGATGGCGGTGGTCGAGTGA